The genomic segment TGAGCAAAGTGATCTGTCACAAGCTGAAAAAGAAACGAAGTTCGGAAAACTCGAAGACAGCAAAATTGGCGGAACTCCTATTTTCATCCAGAGCGACGAATTCCCCGGCGACGATTGGCAATTACTCTTTCAACTCTATTCGGACAATGTCCCATTTGATTTGCACTTTGGCGATGCGGGAATTGGCTATGGTTTTATTTCCGCCGACGGCGATGAAGGAAAATTCCTCTGGCAGTGTTTTTAGGAATTTTTTTGGAGTACAAGACGACACCTTTGACGTACAGGAGCGTCGGCTTGACCACTAATACCCACCCACTGCACCGGCGTCATGAATTCCTGTTGCGTGTACATGCTGCGGGGCAACTGGTTTAATACCGGCTGAGGGGTATTGATTTTTGCCCTCGTTATCCACCAGCCGTCCCTGCCTCGTGAGCCATTTATGACGTCTCAGCCGCGATCTTTTTATATCATCGATACCTTTTCGTTGATCTTTCAAGTCTTTCACGCCTTGCCGGAGATGACCAGTCCGCAGGGGCAGCCGACCAATGCGGTCTATGGCGTGACGCGGGATTTGATCACGATTCTGCGCGACCGCAAGCCCGATTGGCTGATTGCTGCGATGGATGTACGGGGAGAGAATAAACGCAACGAGATTTATACCGAGTACAAAACCAACCGCTCGGCAATGCCCGAAGAACTGGTGCCGCAAATCGCGATGATCGAAGAATTGCTGGCCGGATTTGGCGTGCCGGCTTTGGGGATTCCCGGCTGGGAGGCGGACGACGTCATTGCCACGCTGGTCGAGATGGTCGCTGATCAGGATGTCGAGGTGACGGTGATTACCAGCGACAAGGACATCCGGCAACTGCTCAGCCCCAAGGTGAAGCTGTATAACTTCCGCAAGAATCAATATCTCGACGAAGCGGACCTGATGAAGGATTGGGGCGTCACGCCGGAGCAAGTGGTCGATTTCCAGGCACTGGTGGGGGACTCCGTCGACAATGTCCCGGGCGTGCCGCTAGTAGGCCCGAAGAAGGCGAGTGCGCTGATCGAAAAATTCGGGACGCTGGAAGAAATCCTGGCCCACGCCGACGAAGCGCCGGGGGCGAAACTGCGGGAAAACCTCAAGACATTTGCCGACCAAGCCCGCGTTAGCAAAACGCTGGTGACCTTAAAACGCGATTTGCCGCTGGAGGTCGATTGGGATGCCGCCAGGGCAGGGCAGTTGCAACTGCCCGTGCTGCAGGAGTTCTTTCAACAATGCGGATTTCGCCGCTTCATCGACGAAATCAAAACGCTCGCCCCCGACGCCACAGAACCAGCCCCCCCGCCAGCGGTCGAGCGGTCTTGGAAATTGGTCGACGATACCGACAAGTTCAGCGAATTCCTCGCGCAGCTTGAGCAACAGAAACAATTCTGCGTCGATCTAGAAACGACCGGACTCGATGCCGTCCGCGCGGACATCGTCGGCTGGGCTTTCAGTTGGGACGGAGCAGAGGGATTCTATCTCCCCGTGCAAGCTCCCGACGGGCAGGCAACGTTGGATGCGGATGTAGTTCGCGACGCCCTGCGACCAATTTTGGAAAACCCCGAAGTCGAAGTCTGCAATCAAAACATCAAATACGACATGCTGGTTCTGCGGCGGGCGGGGATTGAGTTACGAGGCGTGGGTGTCGATTCGATGGTCGGCAGCTACCTGCTCGATGCGGGGGCGCGGAGTCACGGCCTGGATGAACTCGCCCGGCGGTATCTGCAACACGAGATGATCCCCATCAGCGAGTTGATCGGCAAAGGCAAATCGCAAATCAAAATCTCCGAAGTCGACGTCGACAAGGTCGGTGAATATGCCGCGGAGGATGCGCAAATCGCGTGGCAACTCGCACAGCGCATCACAGCGGAACTGAAACAAGAAGACCTGTGGGACCTGTATTGGGACCTGGAGCGCCCGCTGATCAGTATTTTGACCGACATGGAGTTTCGCGGGATCCGTATCGACATCGAACTACTGCAGTCGCTGAGTGTCGAATTCACTGACCGTTTGCAGACGATCGAAGCGGAGATCTACGAAGAAGCGGGGCACGAATTCAACATCGCCTCGACCAAACAATTGGCGGTCGTGCTGTTCGAAGAACTCGGGCTTCCGATCATCAAAAAAACGAAAACCGGCGCCAGCACCGA from the Symmachiella macrocystis genome contains:
- the polA gene encoding DNA polymerase I; translated protein: MTSQPRSFYIIDTFSLIFQVFHALPEMTSPQGQPTNAVYGVTRDLITILRDRKPDWLIAAMDVRGENKRNEIYTEYKTNRSAMPEELVPQIAMIEELLAGFGVPALGIPGWEADDVIATLVEMVADQDVEVTVITSDKDIRQLLSPKVKLYNFRKNQYLDEADLMKDWGVTPEQVVDFQALVGDSVDNVPGVPLVGPKKASALIEKFGTLEEILAHADEAPGAKLRENLKTFADQARVSKTLVTLKRDLPLEVDWDAARAGQLQLPVLQEFFQQCGFRRFIDEIKTLAPDATEPAPPPAVERSWKLVDDTDKFSEFLAQLEQQKQFCVDLETTGLDAVRADIVGWAFSWDGAEGFYLPVQAPDGQATLDADVVRDALRPILENPEVEVCNQNIKYDMLVLRRAGIELRGVGVDSMVGSYLLDAGARSHGLDELARRYLQHEMIPISELIGKGKSQIKISEVDVDKVGEYAAEDAQIAWQLAQRITAELKQEDLWDLYWDLERPLISILTDMEFRGIRIDIELLQSLSVEFTDRLQTIEAEIYEEAGHEFNIASTKQLAVVLFEELGLPIIKKTKTGASTDQEVLEKLALQHSLPAKLMEFRQLSKLKSTYVDALPEMVNPDTGRIHASFNQVVAATGRLSSSDPNLQNIPIRTEAGRRIRQAFIPGEPGWKLLCADYSQVELRMLAHFSQDPALLAAFERGDDIHTAVAAEVFHVAPEAVDSDMRRIAKAVNFGVIYGQSPYGLAVNLGISQAEASDFIEGYFGRYEGVDKFLRKLLERCSQNGYATTIRGRRREIRGIRSGLGRQRNLPERTAINTVIQGSAADLIKQAMIQTHQRIQQEQHSGVMLLQIHDELVFEVPEIDLGSLSYLVREEMESALNLDVPLKVDLSVGNTWLDVERLD